DNA sequence from the Pseudomonas fluorescens Q2-87 genome:
TGCGCCGCCCGCCATTGCGATCCAGGTGACCTACCCGGGTGCGTCCGCGCAAACCGTGCAGGACACCGTGGTGCAGGTCATCGAGCAGCAGCTCAACGGGATCGACAACCTGCGTTATGTATCGTCGGAAAGTAACTCCGACGGCAGCATGACCATCACCGCGACCTTCGAGCAGGGCACCAGCTCCGATACCGCGCAGGTCCAGGTCCAGAACAAGCTGAACCTGGCCACTCCACTGTTGCCGCAGGAAGTGCAGCAACAGGGTATCCGTGTGACCAAGTCAGTGAAGAACTTCCTGATGGTGATCGGCGTGGTATCGCGCGACGGCAGCATGACCAAGGACGACCTGTCCAACTACATTGTGTCCAACATGCAGGACCCGATCTCGCGCACCGCCGGTGTTGGTGACTTCCAGGTCTTCGGCGCCCAGTATGCGATGCGGATCTGGCTCGACCCGGCCAAGCTGAACAATTTCAACCTGACCCCGGTGGACGTTAAAACTGCGATTGCCGCGCAGAACGTCCAGGTATCGTCCGGCCAGCTCGGCGGCCTGCCTGCCCTGCCCGGCCAGCAACTCAACGCCACGATCATCGGCAAGACTCGCCTGCAGACCGCCGAGCAGTTCAAGGCGATCCTGCTCAAGGTCAACCCGGACGGCTCGCAAGTGCGCGTCGGTGATGTCGCCGATGTCGGCCTGGGCGGTGAAAACTACAGCGTCAGCGCCCAGTTCAACGGTGCCCCGGCGTCGGGCCTGGCGGTAAAACTGGCCAACGGCGCCAACGCCCTCGACACGGCCAAGGCGCTGCGCAAGACCATTGACGATCTCAAGCCGTTCTTCCCGCAAGGCATGGAAGTGGTGTTTCCGTATGACACCACGCCGGTGGTGAGCGAATCGATCAAGGGTGTGGTTGAAACCCTGGTCGAAGCAATCGTGCTGGTGTTCCTGGTGATGTTCCTGTTCCTGCAGAACTTCCGCGCCACCATCATCACCACGATGACGGTTCCGGTGGTGCTGCTGGGTACCTTCGGGATCCTTGCGGCATTCGGTTTCAGCATCAACACACTGACGATGTTTGGCATGGTGCTGGCCATCGGCTTGCTGGTGGACGACGCCATCGTCGTGGTGGAAAACGTCGAACGGGTGATGAGCGAAGAAGGCCTGTCGCCCAAGGAAGCCACCAAGAAATCCATGGGTCAGATCCAGGGTGCCCTGGTGGGTATCGCCCTGGTGCTCTCGGCGGTACTGTTGCCGATGGCGTTTTTCAGCGGCTCCACCGGCGTGATCTACAAGCAGTTCTCCATCACCATCGTCTCGGCCATGGCCCTGTCGGTGATGGTGGCGTTGATCTTCACCCCGGCGCTGTGCGCCACTATGCTCAAGCCGATTCCGAAGGGTGAGCACGGCACGCCGAAACGCGGTTTCTTCGGCTGGTTCAACCGTACCTTCGACCGGGGCGTCAGGAGTTACGAGCGCGGCGTGGGCAACATGCTCAAGCACAAGGCGCCGTACCTGCTGGCCTACGTGATCATCGTGGTCGGCATGGTCTGGCTGTTCACCCGCATCCCAACTGCGTTCCTGCCGGAAGAAGACCAGGGCGTACTGTTTGCCCAGGTGCAGACGCCGGCCGGCTCCAGTGCCGAGCGTACCCAAGTGGTGGTGGACAAGATGCGCGAGTTCCTGCTGCGTCCGAGCAAGGACGGCGGTGAAGGCGATGCCGTGGCGTCGGTGTTTACCGTGACCGGTTTCAACTTCGCCGGTCGTGGCCAAAGCTCCGGCATGGCGTTCATCATGCTCCGGCCATGGGACGAGCGTAACGCCGACAACAGCGTGTTCAAGCTCGCAGCGCGTGCCCAGCAGCACTTCTTCACCTTCCGTGACGCGATGGTGTTTGCCTTCGCTCCGCCAGCGGTTCTGGAACTGGGTAACGCCACCGGCTTCGACGTGTTCCTTCAGGACCGCGCTGGCATCGGGCACGACAAATTGATGGAGGCTCGCAATCAGTTCCTGGGCATGGCATCCCAGAGCAAGATCCTCTCCCAGGTGCGTCCGAACGGTCTGAACGACGAGCCGCAATACCAGCTCGAAATCGATGACGAGAAGGCCAGTGCGCTGGGCATCACCTTGTCGGACATCAACAACACCCTGTCGATTGCCCTGGGCAGTAGCTACGTCAACGACTTCATCGACCGCGGTCGGGTGAAGAAGGTGTACGTGCAAGGCCAGCCGGGTGCTCGCATGAGCCCCGAAGACCTGAAGAAATGGTACGTGCGCAACAGCAGCGGGACCATGGTGCCGTTCACCGCGTTCGCCAAGGGCGAGTGGGTCTACGGTTCGCCGAAACTGGCCCGCTATAACGGCGTTGAAGCGATGGAAATCCTCGGTGCCCCGGCTCCGGGTTACTCCACCGGTGAAGCCATGGCCGAAGTCGAAGCCATCGCCAAGAAGCTGCCGGCCGGTGTCGGTATCTCCTGGACGGGCCTGTCCTACGAGGAGCGCTTGTCGGGCTCCCAGGCACCCGCGCTGTACGCTTTGTCGCTGCTGATGGTTTTCCTGTGCCTGGCGGCGCTGTATGAAAGCTGGTCGATTCCGATCGCGGTGATGCTCGTGGTGCCGTTGGGTATCATCGGTGCGCTGATGGCAACCAGCCTGCGCGGCCTGTCCAATGACGTGTACTTCCAGGTGGGCCTGTTGACCACCATCGGCCTGGCGGCGAAAAACGCCATTCTGATCGTGGAATTCGCCAAGGAACTCCATGAAGAGGGCCGGACACTGATGGAAGCTGCCATCGAAGCCTGTAGGATGCGTCTGCGACCGATTATCATGACCTCCCTGGCGTTCGTCCTCGGCGTGGTGCCGCTGGCGATTTCCACCGGCGCCGGCTCGGGCAGCCAGCACGCCATCGGTACCGGCGTGATCGGCGGTATGTTGACCGCTACGATTCTGGCAATCTTCTGGGTGCCCCTGTTCTTTGTGACTGTGTCATCGATCGGTCGCCGCAAAAATGCCGACCAGGACGACACTCCTGAAACTTCTAAAGAGGCTGGCCAATGAGCAAGTCGCTCCTCTCCCTGACTATCGCCGCCATCGTGCTCAGCGGTTGCTCGCTGATTCCCGACTATCAGCGGCCCGAAGCACCGGTCGCGGCGCAGTACCCGCAAGGGCCGGCCTACGAGTCGGCCAAGGCGCCCGGCCAAGCCGCCGCCGAGCAGGGCTGGAAACAGTTTTTCCATGACCCGGCGTTGCAGCAACTGATCCAGGTCGCCCTGGAAAACAACCGCGACCTACGTGTCGCGGCGCTGAACATCGATGCTTATGCGGCGCAGTACCGCATCCAGCGGGCAGACCTGTTCCCGGCGGTCTCGGCCACCGGCTCCGGCAGCCGCCAGCGCGTACCGGCACGGGCTTCGCAGACCGGCGAAGCGGGGATCAGCAGTTCGTATTCGGCGACCTTGGGCATCAGCGCCTATGAACTGGACCTATTCGGCCGGGTTCGCAGCCTGAGCGAGCAAGCGCTGCAAAGCTACTTCGCCACTGAAGAAGCCCGGCGCAGCACCCAGATCAGCCTGGTGGCCAACGTCGCCAATGCCTACCTGACCTGGCAGGCCGACAAGGAACTGCTCAAGCTGACCCAGGAAACCCTCGGGGCCTACGAGCAAAGCTTCAAGCTGACCTCGCGCAGCGCCGAAGTCGGCGTTGCCTCGGCCCTGGACCTGAGCCAGGCCCGCACGGCAGTGGAAAACGCCCGTGTGCAACTGGCCCGCTACACCCGCCAGGTCGCCCAGGACGAGAACAGCCTGACCCTGCTGCTGGGCACCGGCCTACCGGCCAACCTGCACTCGCAACCGCTCAGTGATGACCTGCTGAGCGAAGTGCCGGCCGGCCTGCCATCGGACCTGCTGCAACGTCGCCCGGACATCCTCCAGGCCGAACGCAACCTGCTGGCCGCCAACGCCAACATCGGCGCCGCACGGGCCGCGTTCTTCCCGAGCATCAGCCTGACGGCCAACGCCGGCACCCTGAGCCCGGACCTGTCCGGCCTGTTCAAGGGCGGTTCGGGTACCTGGACCTTCGCCCCGCAAATCAACCTGCCGATCTTCAATGCCGGCAGCCTGCGGGCGAGCCTGGACTACGCGAAGGTCCAGAAAGACATCAACGTCGCCAATTACGAGAAGTCGATTCAGACCGCGTTCCAGGAAGTCTCCGACGGCCTGGCAGCACGCCAGACCTACAACGAACAGTTGCAGGCCCAGACCGACTTCGTCGCCGCCAACCAGGACTACTACCGCCTGGCCGAACGTCGCTATCGCATCGGCGTCGACAGCAACCTGACCTTCCTCGACGCCCAACGCCAGTTGTTCAGTGCGCAACAATCGCTGATCACCGACCGTCTTGCGCAACTGACCAGCGAGGTCAATTTGTACAAGGCACTGGGCGGCGGCTGGAATGCCGAGACGGGCAAGAACGAGCCGGTGAAAGAAGAAGCGCCAGAGACGAAGCTGTTCTGATTGACGCTTGAAATGCTGAAACACGAAGCCCACCGAAAGGTGGGCTTTTTTGTTTGTGTCTGCTTCAACTCCGACTTGGCGAACGCGGGTCGACGATATCCAGCGCACGATTAGCCAACAATTCACTCAGCTCGATCATCTGCGCCACGCCGAGCGCGACATGCCGCCGCGAGCCCTCCAACTCGAACGCCAGGTCACTGACCATGGCATTGGCCGAGGCCAGGGTTTCGCTGAGATTGGCCAGTAGACATTCGGTGTCGATGGTATCGATGACGGTGAAAACTTGGGTTGAGGTTTTGGGTTTAGGATCAGTGGGGGTGCCCAGATGGTAATCGAGTGCTCGGTCTGCGGCCTCTTGGAGCTTTTCCGGATCGGGGGCGTTGTAGGGGAAGGTGCTCTCTGATGGCGAAGAAGAATGATGTTTTTTCATAACGGCGCTCCTGCATCAACTGGAGCCCGAGACGTGGGTCCGGGCGCTGGCGCCTAACGAATTCGGCGGGCTTGCAGTCCCGATCGCTGAATTGGCAGCGACCCAAACAAGCTAGAGATTCCGCTTCCGAGCAGCAACCTTAAAACCTCGTCGGAAAATTCGCCGCGTCTGTCAGACCGGCCACAAACTCTGTGGGAGCAAGGCTTGCCCGCGATGGCGGCCTGACAGCTGGCCTTGCTCTTGTTGACGGGGTACATATCCATTCCTGCGGTAACGGCTGCTTAGGGTTCCGCCCTGAAGGCGGCTCACTTTTGAGAAGCGCAAAAGTAAGCAAAACGCTTTTGCCCCACCACTCGGTGCCTCGCTAGGGCTCGGCATGCCCGCCCTCCGGCATTGCTCCGTGGGCCGCCGCGAAGGGCCATCCATGGCCCAGCGCGGCTACCTCGGCATCCATGCCGAGGTGCCCACTGCGCAATGCCTGCGTGCGGCCATCGTGGTTAACGGGGCGCCCGAGATCAACGTCCACCACGAGGCGGCCTAGTAGCCGACCTGGTTCTTGATGGGGACCGTGTTCCTCCTGTAGGAGCGAGCCTGCTCGCGAAGAGGCCGGCAAATTCAACATCTTCACCGACTGTCATACCGCCTTCGCGAGCAAGCCCGCTCCCACAAATTTGGATCGGAGTACGACCGGGAGAGCCAGGTCGGCTCTAAGGCCGCCTCGTGAGCAAGCTTTGCTCCCACAGATCTGACAGGTGTACGACCAGGAGAGCCAGGTCGGCTACTAGGCCGCCTCGCGGTGGACGTTGATCTCGGCGCCCCGTTAACCACGCTGGCCGAACGCAGGCATTGTGGAGTGGGCATCCCGGCATGGATGCCGGGATAGCCGCGCTGGGCCATGGATGGCCCTTCGCGGCGGGCCCACGGAGCAATGCCGGAGTGAGGGCACACCGAGCCTAAGCGAGGTGCCGAGTGGTGGGGCAAAAGCGTTTTGCTTACTTTTGCGCTTCTCAAAAGTGAGCCGCCGTCAGGGCGGAACCCTAAGCAGCCGTTACCGCAGAAATGGATATGTACCCGATCAAAAAATCTTGATCAGCCGTAAGGCCGCCTTCGCGAGCAAGCTCGCACACAGGCTCTTCATCCAGCCAATCGATCTTTTTGCTGTTCGATAATCGCCCAAAACCCGCAAACCGCAATTGAATCGATCAAGGCCGGCCCGTCACCATCGCTCGCACAAAACCAATAACAACAGGTCCGACGCCATGCCCCCGCGCCCCGCCTCACCAGGCTGATCCCCGGTCGCCCTAACGCCCCTGGCTCCACCCTTACCGCCAGCACCTCAACAGTGCGGCAACGACTCGCTTCGTCCACAAAAAATAGAGACAACACCCATGAAGCCCACACAGCACTTATTCCCCAGCCTCATCGCCGTCGCCCTGACCAGTACCGTCCTGCCCGCCCTGGCCGCGGAATCAGGGTTTGTCGAAGACGCCAAGGCCACGCTGAACCTGCGCAACTTCTACTTCAACCGCAACTTCACCAACCCGAACAACGCCCAAGGCAAAGCCGAGGAGTGGACCCAGAACTTCATCCTCGACGCCAAGTCCGGTTTCACTCAGGGCACCGTCGGTTTCGGTGTGGACGTGCTGGGCCTGTACTCGGTCAAGCTCGACGGCGGTCGTGGCACGGCGGGTACGCAGTTGCTGCCGGTGCACGACGACGGGCGCCCGGCCGATGATTTCGGTCGCCTGGGTGTAGCCCTGAAGGCCAAGGTCTCGAAAACTGAGCTGAAGGTCGGCGAATGGATGCCAGTCCTGCCGATCCTGCGCTCCGACGATGGCCGTTCCCTGCCACAAACCTTCCGTGGCGGCCAGGTGACCTCCACCGAAATCAACGGCCTGAGCCTCTACGGCGGCCAGTTCCGTGGCAACAGCCCGCGCAACGACGCGAGCATGGAAGACATGTCGATGAATGGCCGCGCCGCCATCACCTCCGACCGTTTCAACTTCGGCGGCGGCGAATATGCCTTCAACGAAAAACGCACCCAGGTCGGCGTCTGGTACTCGGAACTGTCCGACATCTACCAGCAGCAGTATTTCAACCTGACCCACAGTCAGCCCATCGGCGACTGGACCCTGGGTGCCAACCTCGGCTACTTCATCGGCAAGGAAAACGGCAGCGCCCTGGCCGGCGACCTGGACAACAAAACCGCGTTCGCCATGCTCTCGGCCAAATACGGCGGCAACACCTTCTACGTCGGCCTGCAAAAAGTCAGTGGCGACAACGCCTGGATGCGCGTCAACGGCACCAGCGGCGGCACGTTGGCGAACGACAGCTACAACTCCAGCTACGACAACGCCAAGGAAAAATCCTGGCAATTGCGCCACGACTTCAACTTCGCCGCCGTCGGCGTACCGGGCCTGACCCTGATGAACCGCTACATCAGCGGTGACAACGTGCACACCGGCGCTATCACCGACGGCAAGGAATGGGGCCGTGAAAGCGAACTGGCTTACACCGTGCAGAGCGGCGCATTGAAAAGCCTGAATGTGAAATGGCGTAACTCGACCATGCGTCGGGACTACAGCACCAATGAGTTCGATGAGAACCGGTTGATCATCAGCTATCCAATCAGCTTGCTGTAAAAACCAACAGCGCGTGGCGCTGCTAATCGCTGTGGGAGCGGGCTTGCTCGCGAAGGCGCAGGTACATTCAACATCATCGCCACCTGACCCACCGCTTTCGCGAGCAAGCCCGCTCCCACAGGGGATTGGTGGCGGTCTTAGGTTCGGGATTCTATCCCGAGCTCATCCCACACCGACTCAGCCAAATGAAACGTAGCATTGGCCGCCGGGATGCCGCAGTAGATGGCGCTCTGCATGATCACTTCCTTGATCTCGCTGCGGCTCACCCCATTATTGGCCGCAGCGCGCAGGTGCAGCTTGAGTTCTTCGTTGCGGTTCATGCCGATCAGCATGGCGATGGTGATCAGGCTGCGGGTGTGCCGCGGCAGGCCCGGGCGGGTCCAGATGTCGCCCCAGGCGTGGCGGGTGATCATTTCCTGGAATTCGCTGTTGAACTCGGTCAGGGCATTGAGGCTGCGATCGACGTGGGCATCGCCCAGCACCGCGCGGCGCACTTGCATGCCTTCGTCGTAACGTTGTTTCTCGTCCACAAAAAACTCCTCAGGCGCGGCTGGAATCGAGCAGGAAATCCAGCACCCGCGTGCTGAACGCAACGCCGGCCTGGACGTTGGACAGGTGCGCGGCACGGAATTCGGCGTACTCGGCCCCGCTGACCCGCGCCTGGATGAAGTGCCCACCCGACGGCGGCGTCACCGCATCTTCAGTGCCGGCCACGACAAGAAGCGGCACGCGGATCGATGACAATTGCTCCTGGAAATCAGCATCACGCACGGCCGCACAGTTGGCCGCGTAGCCTTGGGGCGAGGTGGCAGCAAGCATATCGGTGATCTGCTTCACCTTCGCAGGTTGGGCCTCGGCAAAGTCCGGGGTAAACCAGCGGCCAATCGAAGCATCCCGCAACGCCACCATCGCCGCCGGGCCGTCACGCAGCACCGTTTCGATGCGCGGGTTCCACACTGATGGGTCGCCGATCTTGGCAGCGGTGTTGCACACCACCAATTTATGCAGACGCTCACCTGCGTTGATCCCCAGCCACTGGCCGATCAACCCGCCCATGGACAATCCACAGAAATGCACCTTGTCGATGTTCAACTGATCGAGCATTGCCAGCACGTCGTGGCCCAGTTGCTCGATGCTGTACGGCCCGTCAGTGACCAGCGATTGACCATGCCCGCGGGTGTCGAAGCGCAACACACGAAAGTGTTCGCTGAACGCTGCGACCTGTTCGTCCCACATGTGCAGGTTGGTGCCCAGGGAATTGGAGAGCAGCAGCACCGGGGCATCTTGCGGCCCGTCGAAACAATAATTCAGTTCGCCCTCGGCGAGTTTGACGAATCCCACAACAATCTCCTTTCAGGCAGTGAAGGCAAGGTGTTCGGCCACTGCTCGGGCGACCCAGGTCTGGGCTTGGCCGAGGTAATGGGCAGGGTCGAGCAAATGATCGAGTTCGGCAGCAGACAGTTGTGCGGTGACTTCGGGTTCATCCCCCAGTACCTGCCGCAAATGGCGTTGTTCGGCCACGGCGCGTTTGCAGCATTGCTCCAGCAGATGGTGCGCGGTGTCGCGACCTACACGCTGGGCCAGGACGATGCTCACGGCTTCGGCCAGCACCAACCCTTGAGTCAGTTCCAGATTGCGGGCCATGCGCGCCGCGTCGACTTCCAGCCCCTCGGCCAACAGCCGTGACTGCTGCAAGGCGCCGGACACCAGGCAGCAGATTTCCGGCAGGGTTTCCCATTCGGCGTGCCACAGGCCCAGGCTGCGCTCGTGCTCCTGGGGCATGGCGCTGAACAGCGTCGATAACAGGCCAGGCACCCGCGTCGCCGCGCCGATCAGCACCGCCGCGCCCACGGGATTGCGCTTATGGGGCATGGTCGACGACCCGCCCTTGCCCGGCGCCGACGGCTCGAACGCTTCGCCGGCCTCGGTCTGCATCAACAGGCTGATGTCGCGGCCCAGCTTGCCCAGGCTGCCGGCGATCAACCCCAGCACCGCGCCGAACTCCACCAGGCGGTCGCGCTGGGTGTGCCACGGCTGCTCAGGCAGGTCCAATTGCAGCTCGGCGGCCAAGGCTTCGGCAACGGGCAGCGCCTGTTCGCCCAATGCCGCGAGGGTTCCGGAGGCGCCGCCAAATTGCAGCACCAGCAAGCGCGGCTTGAGTTCTTTCAAACGCTGGCGACTGCGGGTGATTGCCCCCAACCAACCGGCGATCTTCATGCCCAGGGTCACCGGCGTAGCGTGTTGCAGCCAGGTTCGCCCGGCCAGCGGCGTGGCGGCGTAGCGTTCCGCTTGTTGGGCCAGGGTGGCGGCCAACTGCGCCAACTCGCCTTCGATCAAGCCCAGGGCCTGGCGTAATTGCAACACCAGCCCGCTGTCCATCACGTCCTGGCTGGTGGCGCCCAGGTGCATGTAGCGCTCGGCTTCAGCGTCCTCGGCGGCAATGCGTTTGCCCAGCGCCTTGACCAACGGAATCGCCGAATTGCCGGCGCTGGCGATCGCTTCGCTCAATGCCGAAAAGTCGTAGAGCTGGGCACGACAGGCCCCTTCGATCGACGCCACCGCGCTTTGGGGAATCAACCCGACCCGCGCCTCGGCCCGGGCCAATGCCGCCTCGACATCGAGCATGGCCTGGACCCGACCCGCGTCGCAGAACACTTCGCGCATGTCGCGGGCGGTGAAGTAGGCATCGAACAGCTGATTGCCCGGTCGTTCGCTCATAAAACTGTCCTTGGAAAGTAGATGTCCTGTGGCCAGAGATTGCGGTGGCCACAATGACTCAAACGAGCCCTAAGTGATCAAGTGGATTCAAAGGTCATGGTGCAGATACGCCGGTTGCTTGGGCAGGCGCAGGCTGAACAGGAACGCCACCACCATCATCACCGTGACATACCAATAAAAGGCGTTCTCCATGCCCTGGGCCTTCAGGCTCAAGGCAACGTACTCTGCCGAGCCGCCAAAAATCGCATTCGCCACCGCGTAAGCCAACCCTACCCCCAGCGCGCGCACTTCGGGTGGAAACATTTCCGCTTTCACCAGGCCGCTGATGGAGGTGTAGAAACTGACGATCGCCAGCGCCAACGTGATCAGGACAAACGCCAGGAACGGGCTGCTGATGCTTTTCAAGGTCAGCAGGATCGGGACGGTGCACAACGCGCCCAGGCCCCCGAACCAGAGCATGGAGTTACGCCGGCCGATCTTGTCCGCCAGCATGCCGAACAGCGGCTGCATGCACATGTACAGGAACAGCGCGCCAGTCATGACGTAACTGGCGGTCTTGGCGTGCAGGCCGGCAGTGTTCACCAGGTATTTCTGCATGTAAGTGGTGAAGGTGTAGAAAATCAACGAACCGCCGGCGGTGTAGCCCAGCACGGTGATGAACGCCGCCTTATGGTCGCGAAACAGCGCCGCGATGCTGCCGGCGTCCTTGTTCTCACGCATTTCCTTACTGCTGGTTTCCTTCAGGGAACGCCGCAGGAACAGGGAAATCAGCGCCGCCACGGCGCCGACCACGAACGGGATTCGCCAGCCGTAGGCGCGCAGTTCGTCTTCGTTGAGAAACTGCTGCAAGATCACCACCAGCGACACCGCCAACAGCTGCCCGCCGATCAGCGTCACGTACTGGAACGAGGCAAAAAAACCGCGCTGGCCCTTGAGGGCCACTTCGCTCATGTAGGTGGCGGTGGTGCCGTATTCGCCACCGACCGACAAACCTTGCAGCAGGCGCGCGAGCAGCAACAGCACCGGCGCCCAGACGCCGATGTCTTTGTAAGTGGGCAGGCAGGCGATGAGCAACGAGCCGAAGCACATCATCAGCACCGAAATCATCATGGAATTCTTGCGTCCGTGACGGTCCGCCACCCGGCCGAAAATCCAGCCGCCGATGGGTCGCATCAGGAAGCCGGCGGCAAATACACCGGCCGTGTTGACCAGTTGCACGGTGGGGTTGTCCGACGGGAAAAACGCCGGTGCGAAATAGATCGCGCAGAACGCATAGACGTAGAAGTCGAACCATTCGACGAGGTTGCCGGAGGAGGCACCGACGATAGCGAAGATGCGCTTGCTGCGTTCTTCGCCGGTGTAGTGGCTGGTTGGGGTGGTCATGGATTATTCACTCGTTGGGGAATGCACAAAGTCTAGACATACTTTGAAACAGACCCGTTCCACAAACAGGCGTTGCCTGTACTGACGCCATCGCGAGCAAGCTCGCTCCCACAGGGTTCATGCCACTTTCGAGGCCCTGTGGACTCCTGTGGCGAGGGAGCTTGCTCCCGCTCGGCTGCGAAGCAGTCGTAACCCGGCCATGAGGTCATCCTGACACACCGAGTCGCCGGTCTTGGGCTTGCTGCGCAAGCCAGCGGGAGCAGGCTCCCTCGCCACAGGGGGCCAATCAATAGTCGAAGAACACCGTCTCGGCATCCGTGCCCTGCAGGACCACGTTCCACTGGTACACACCCGAAGCATCAGGCTTGGCCACGATGGTGTCGCGGCGCTCCTCGGGCACGCAGGCCAGCAGCGGGTCGGTTTCGTTGGCCTGTTCGCCATCGAAATAGATCCGCGTCAGCAGATGTTTGACCAACCCACGAGCGAACACCAGCACCACCAAATGCGGCGCCTGGGTTGTTCCCCCCAGGCCCGGTACGGTGCCCGGCTTGATGGTGGTGAAGCGAAAGCGCCCTTCGGCGTCCACCGGCACCCGACCGAAGCCTTCGAAATGCGGGTCCAGGGGTTTGTCCTGGTCATCTTCCGGATGGGCATATTTGCCGGCGGCATTGGCCTGCCAGACTTCCAGCATCGCGTCGTTGACAAATTGGCCGTTGCCGTCGATCACTTGCCCGGTGATTGCCACACGCTGGCCGAGGGTTTGCGCGACGGTCAGATCTTCACGGTTCAGCCAGGTCAGGCCGATGTGATAGTAAGGGCCTACGGTGTGGGATGTGGTGGCGGTGAGCGTCATCTTATTTCTCCATCGGCGTGGCGTCGCGGCCGCGCAAGACGATGTCCCAGCGATAACCGAGGGCGTAGTGAGGGACGGTTTTTTCCAGGTCGAAACTGGCGATCAGGCGTTCCTTGGCGCGGGTGTCCGGTACGCAGTTGTAGATCGGGTCGTAGGCCAGCAGCGGATCGCCCGGGAAATACATCTGCGTGACCAGGCGCGTCAGGACGCTCGGCCCGAACAGCGAGAAATGGATATGCGCCGGGCGCCAGGCGTTGTGATGGTTGCCCCAAGGGTAGGCGCCGGGCTTGATGGTCTGGAACTGATACCAGCCGTCAGCATCGGTGACGGTACGACCGGTGCCGGTGAAGTTCGGGTCCAACGGCGCATCATGGTTGTCGCGGTCGTGGTTGTAGCGACCGGCGGCGTTGGCCTGCCAGATTTCCACCAGGATGCCCGGCACCGCCTGGCCGTGCTCATCCAGCACGCGCCCGTGAATGATGATCCGCTCCCCCAGTGGCTCGCTGGCATGCTGGGCGGTGAGGTCGTTGTCCTTTTCCTGCAAGCGATCAGCGCCTACAACCGGACCGGTAATTTCCGACAGCGAATGGGGCAGGAACACCAACGGCTTGGACGGCGAGCGCAGGTTGGTGGACTGATACGGCGGGTGCAAATACTCCGGCTGGGTGCCCGCTTGGGGGCGACGATAACCAGGCTTGTCAGTCATGAAGCATTCCTCGGTTTCTTATTAGTAGAGCGACATGTCAGACGCGCTCGATTGCCAATGCCAGACCCTGGCCAACGCCGACACACATGGTCGCCAGGCCTTTCTTGCCGCCGGTCTTTTCCAAATGATGCAGCGCCGTCAACACCAACCGCGCCCCGCTCATGCCCAGGGGATGGCCCAGGGCGATGGCGCCGCCGTTCGGGTTGACCTGCGGCGCATCGTCCGCAAGCCCCAGCTCGCGCAGCACCGCCAACCCCTGGCTGGCGAAGGCTTCGTTGAGCTCGATTACGTCAAAGTCGGCAACCGCCAGGCCCAGGCGCTCAGTGAGCTTGCGCACCGCCGGCACCGGGCCGATGCCCATCACCCGTGGTGCCACGCCGGCACTGGCCATGCCCAGAACTTTGCCCCGCGGCGTCAGGCCATGTTTCTTCACCGCCTCGGCCGACGCCAGGATCAACGCCGCCGCACCGTCGTTCACGCCCGAGGCGTTGCCGGCGGTGACCGTCTTGTCCGG
Encoded proteins:
- a CDS encoding DUF6124 family protein; this translates as MKKHHSSSPSESTFPYNAPDPEKLQEAADRALDYHLGTPTDPKPKTSTQVFTVIDTIDTECLLANLSETLASANAMVSDLAFELEGSRRHVALGVAQMIELSELLANRALDIVDPRSPSRS
- the adeC gene encoding AdeC/AdeK/OprM family multidrug efflux complex outer membrane factor, whose product is MSKSLLSLTIAAIVLSGCSLIPDYQRPEAPVAAQYPQGPAYESAKAPGQAAAEQGWKQFFHDPALQQLIQVALENNRDLRVAALNIDAYAAQYRIQRADLFPAVSATGSGSRQRVPARASQTGEAGISSSYSATLGISAYELDLFGRVRSLSEQALQSYFATEEARRSTQISLVANVANAYLTWQADKELLKLTQETLGAYEQSFKLTSRSAEVGVASALDLSQARTAVENARVQLARYTRQVAQDENSLTLLLGTGLPANLHSQPLSDDLLSEVPAGLPSDLLQRRPDILQAERNLLAANANIGAARAAFFPSISLTANAGTLSPDLSGLFKGGSGTWTFAPQINLPIFNAGSLRASLDYAKVQKDINVANYEKSIQTAFQEVSDGLAARQTYNEQLQAQTDFVAANQDYYRLAERRYRIGVDSNLTFLDAQRQLFSAQQSLITDRLAQLTSEVNLYKALGGGWNAETGKNEPVKEEAPETKLF
- a CDS encoding OprD family porin; translated protein: MKPTQHLFPSLIAVALTSTVLPALAAESGFVEDAKATLNLRNFYFNRNFTNPNNAQGKAEEWTQNFILDAKSGFTQGTVGFGVDVLGLYSVKLDGGRGTAGTQLLPVHDDGRPADDFGRLGVALKAKVSKTELKVGEWMPVLPILRSDDGRSLPQTFRGGQVTSTEINGLSLYGGQFRGNSPRNDASMEDMSMNGRAAITSDRFNFGGGEYAFNEKRTQVGVWYSELSDIYQQQYFNLTHSQPIGDWTLGANLGYFIGKENGSALAGDLDNKTAFAMLSAKYGGNTFYVGLQKVSGDNAWMRVNGTSGGTLANDSYNSSYDNAKEKSWQLRHDFNFAAVGVPGLTLMNRYISGDNVHTGAITDGKEWGRESELAYTVQSGALKSLNVKWRNSTMRRDYSTNEFDENRLIISYPISLL
- the emhB gene encoding efflux RND transporter permease subunit EmhB, whose translation is MSKFFIDRPIFAWVIALVIMLVGALSILKLPINQYPSIAPPAIAIQVTYPGASAQTVQDTVVQVIEQQLNGIDNLRYVSSESNSDGSMTITATFEQGTSSDTAQVQVQNKLNLATPLLPQEVQQQGIRVTKSVKNFLMVIGVVSRDGSMTKDDLSNYIVSNMQDPISRTAGVGDFQVFGAQYAMRIWLDPAKLNNFNLTPVDVKTAIAAQNVQVSSGQLGGLPALPGQQLNATIIGKTRLQTAEQFKAILLKVNPDGSQVRVGDVADVGLGGENYSVSAQFNGAPASGLAVKLANGANALDTAKALRKTIDDLKPFFPQGMEVVFPYDTTPVVSESIKGVVETLVEAIVLVFLVMFLFLQNFRATIITTMTVPVVLLGTFGILAAFGFSINTLTMFGMVLAIGLLVDDAIVVVENVERVMSEEGLSPKEATKKSMGQIQGALVGIALVLSAVLLPMAFFSGSTGVIYKQFSITIVSAMALSVMVALIFTPALCATMLKPIPKGEHGTPKRGFFGWFNRTFDRGVRSYERGVGNMLKHKAPYLLAYVIIVVGMVWLFTRIPTAFLPEEDQGVLFAQVQTPAGSSAERTQVVVDKMREFLLRPSKDGGEGDAVASVFTVTGFNFAGRGQSSGMAFIMLRPWDERNADNSVFKLAARAQQHFFTFRDAMVFAFAPPAVLELGNATGFDVFLQDRAGIGHDKLMEARNQFLGMASQSKILSQVRPNGLNDEPQYQLEIDDEKASALGITLSDINNTLSIALGSSYVNDFIDRGRVKKVYVQGQPGARMSPEDLKKWYVRNSSGTMVPFTAFAKGEWVYGSPKLARYNGVEAMEILGAPAPGYSTGEAMAEVEAIAKKLPAGVGISWTGLSYEERLSGSQAPALYALSLLMVFLCLAALYESWSIPIAVMLVVPLGIIGALMATSLRGLSNDVYFQVGLLTTIGLAAKNAILIVEFAKELHEEGRTLMEAAIEACRMRLRPIIMTSLAFVLGVVPLAISTGAGSGSQHAIGTGVIGGMLTATILAIFWVPLFFVTVSSIGRRKNADQDDTPETSKEAGQ